The following nucleotide sequence is from Pedobacter sp. PACM 27299.
GCATTGAGATATTCAGTACTTTATGTGCGATTCCACTGATCAGACTCTCCTTTTGGAATATTTACGAAAAAGAACACCTCGTTATTAATACAAAAACGATGATGTACCAGCATGACTATGGTTTTTTCAGGACCACCCCAAAATTAAAATTCTTTCAAAAGGGTCTATCTGTGATTAAGAAAGAGGCCGCAAAAGCGGGGAGCAATGCTCAAGTCCTTCTGGTTTTCCAGACTTTCAACACCTATGATTTACCTGAAGATGTATACCAGAGAGTGCTTCCAATTGCGAAAAGAAATGCCGATCTATTAATTAAGGCGATCAATTCGCTCTTTATTGAAAAAATAACGGAAGACTATAGTCTTCCGCCAATATTTATGAATTAAGCTTTACGGTTCATGATGGCTTGATAAGCACCATCCCAAAGTCCGATTCTTTTTCTTAAAGATTCCACGCTCATTTCTTCTGCAGCCAGCCAATAAGCTTCGTTACTGCCGCAAAGTTCCGCTGTCATTTCTAAGGAAAGATGGCTATGGTGATCTCCATCTACTTCTATATGTCGGTCTAAGTAATATTTAAACAGGGAAATCTGGTCAGGAAACTTCTGATTTAAGTCGTTAACCATCGTTAAAAACATGTTTGGAATCAGGTCTTCTCTGCCAAAGGTGAAAGTACTCGCCTGGATATGTGCTTGTTTTTCATCAATCACCTGAAAGGTAAAATCAACAAATTCTTTGGCCTCCAGCGGAGTTCCTGCAGCTTCATAAGCCGCATTCATCGTTTTTCCTGATTTTAAGGCCTCCAGAAATATGCCAATTGGCTTGATATCCGCGCCACATTGCTGCATAGCATCCAGGTACATTTCAAAATGACTCTTTTTAACCCCCTCAGCGTCAACATCTGATTCTTCACCTGCGACAATCTCGTTGATTAACGCGCGGGTATTTCCAGAACCAACCGGAAACCATGGAATACTGGTACAGGTCAGATTAATCTGTAAGGCTTTTAAAAGGGACATAAAATCCCAGACTGCATAAATATGGTATTCCATAAAGATCCTTAAATCTTCCAGGTCGTTGATGACACCGTAAACTTTATGCTGAATGATCTCCTGTCTTAAAGGTTCAATATGCTGTTGAATTCTTTCCAGGGTAGTGTGTGTTCTGTTTTCCATGGTCGTAAAAAATGCAAATGTATACATTCGTTGCGATGGAATATCAGCAGCCAACAGGAACTTATTTTAATATGACAATAGTCCTGATTTCCCTTCAGAATTACCCATATGGGTGCTAAAAAGCGTCATTTACTTACCTGCAGTGATCACAATAATATCTCTTTTCACATCCATACCTATATTATTTGTCACCTGTTCCTTCTCTTCCCATACTTTGATCACTTCAAAACCTACTTCTTCCAGCAAATCTTTCACCATTTGCGTATCGTACAATTGAAAATCCCATTTCGT
It contains:
- a CDS encoding DUF3050 domain-containing protein — its product is MENRTHTTLERIQQHIEPLRQEIIQHKVYGVINDLEDLRIFMEYHIYAVWDFMSLLKALQINLTCTSIPWFPVGSGNTRALINEIVAGEESDVDAEGVKKSHFEMYLDAMQQCGADIKPIGIFLEALKSGKTMNAAYEAAGTPLEAKEFVDFTFQVIDEKQAHIQASTFTFGREDLIPNMFLTMVNDLNQKFPDQISLFKYYLDRHIEVDGDHHSHLSLEMTAELCGSNEAYWLAAEEMSVESLRKRIGLWDGAYQAIMNRKA